In Nycticebus coucang isolate mNycCou1 chromosome 5, mNycCou1.pri, whole genome shotgun sequence, the DNA window GGAATTCCAAATATATTAACAAAATTTTtagtatattaatatatatccCCCAATGTGGGATACACTTAGGGatatacttatatttttaaaaatctttcattgtttatctgaaattcaaacttaACTGAATGTCTGTATTTTATCCAGTAAGTCTTTTCACACCAAAACATTACCTGTAGATGATATTGACCTTCCACGGTGTGCAGTCCATCAAATGCCCCAAGGACATAAACCTCATCTGCTCTCTTCTCTGACATCTGGTAGCTTAGATGACAACAGAGATCTTTCTGACAAACTGTGTAATTCGCAGTGACTCCTGTGAGCTCCACAAAGGTGTATTCATCAAAAAAGATGATGCCCTTAAATTCTGGGTTTCCAGTTGATggtgcttctacactgctggcgtaAGACGCCCAGTTTACTACAGAGTGGTATGGGTGGGACTCCAGTTGTGAGAGGAGGAGTTTTCCCTCCTCTGTCTTCATATCATAATGAAATGCTCTTGCAGAATCGGGTGCATAGATGCCACTTCCTAGAAGTAACAAGTTGAAAATGccatttgagggcggcgcctgtggctcagaaaatgccatttgaaataagaaagtgaaaagcTTTCACagttattactgttatttttaacTCAAACAGTTTCCTTCCTCtagcctattttatttatttcagtaaaaTAGGCTGATAAAGACAGAGAGGTGAGAAGAAATCCAATAAAGTATGACACCAAGGAGCCAAGAAGGGAGAGTTTTTTGTAAGAAGtagtagcatttttttaaaaaagtatatccAAGTTGAGTAACACTAAATAAATCTACAGACAATTTAGATGTAGGTTCAGATTGATTTTACATCATATCACCAGCTAGAGACTCAAAATTAAGAGTTAGAAATCATTACATTATGGAGTATGTGTTAGCTAAGAtacgttttttcttttctgattacaTCAAGCCAATAAATCTTGAAGATCACACATTACCTGTCATTTTCATTGAGGGGTAATGTATATTAGATGCAAGAAAATTGATCCCCATTCCCATAGCCCAAGCTGAGTGGAATTCAATAGCTGACAGATGTGGCAAAACATTCATCCAAGCTGTCGGGAAGAGTATGGTGTCCACGTGGAAATCCTTCACCAGGGTGACAGCAGGGTCATAGAAGAGTATATCGAAGCACGTGAAAATGCCAAACCTTCCAAAGGTGGTGTTGAAGGTCACAACCTCAGGCTCCATGGGTACATTGAATTGATTTTCACCCATGAAAAggttatgctgcaataaacagaagggaaaaaaatattttaggaagttGGCTTGCACATTACTGTGTCTGAAAAAGTGCAAATTCATACCCATTAGACAGTGCCAGTCTCATCTATGACCATTGCCTTCACAGAAAAATTTTGCTTTGGTGAATCAGAGGCCACTCCAGCTAAATGGAGGCTTTGGCTCAATCTCTGCATGGTTGATGTGTACCTGGGCATCCTTTTCTATAAAGACCCTCTTGAAACTTACAGGACATAGGAGTGTAATATGCCTAGTCAATTTGCCAAGTACACATCATCATTTCTTGTGAACAAAGAACTTTCTTTGCTCCTTTCTCAAGACCAGTTCTATCTGGTAAGTTTCTTGCCTTGACCCATTGCCAAGACATGTCTTTAAAAGGACAAAGTTCAAAGGCAACATTAGATTTTAATGCAGGTAGCTCCTTGTGCTTCTTGCACACTTCCAACAACACACTCCTGTGTCCCTAAAGGCACACAGGGAATTCCTTGAGTCTCTTTATAGGACTTTTCCACACGTAATCATAATTTTTATGCTTTGCCTCTTTTCtacttataaaatattgtttttattatcaataccatttttttcctcttgcccATTTTATTTCACAAAGCATTCACTAACTGAATTATTTGTAAACTAATTTTACCTTATGGTAGCGTGCCACCAGCCTACCCTGAGAATCAAACACCACATTAGTGTTGTATTGGTAATGGCCATCATGGGGACACTGAGGATCACTGGCATTGCATGGCTTCTTGTCCCCAATATTTGCCACAACGTAGATAAAGTTATCCTTGGCCAGACAGCTGAGGCGTTCTTGTACTGGGGTGTGGCCAAACCTGTTATATGTTCATTGGAAGAGGAAACATTTTTAATAGTCACTTAGCTTTTAACAAAATTCTGAACGATTGTCCCCTGaacatattatataatatacacaaAAGTAAATTCTAAATAACAGTAgatggaagagaaaaattaagacaaGAAGGTAGTTTAGATACTTATAGGAATGTGGTTGTATGAAGCTACTCCAGGATAAGACTCCGGGCATGTATTTCTATCTCCGTAGCATTTATCAGACTCTATTATCATATGTTCACTTGTGTTCATCTTATAATGTCTGCATCCTGTAGATATTATCTTGCAAAGGCCTACATATCCTAGTCACTGAACCCATGACTGGCAGAAAAAAAGCATTACATATCTTGAATGAGTGAACAAAAACTCACTTAGGAGAATCCTAacatgctaggattatgggtgcaagccaccacgtccagcctgACGTAACATTTTTAGAGCTCCAGAATCTATTCAAAGGCTTGCAACTTCTGAGGAAAGACTTGGAAGGTGAACTACAGTTAATTTCAGGCAATTTCAGCTCTTAGCTCAGCAGTGGCTACCAACTCACATTCCCTGGTCCTGTGATGAGCAGCCACACATGTGTTCCTGAAGCAGGTTGCAGGCAGCTTGTGGGAGCAGGTGAGCAAAAGAGCCCTATATTCCCATGTCAGGGATCTGTGGTCTGATCACTGAATGCtgcttctgatcatgaaggtgcAATCACAGAGGCAGGCAGTCACtgttaaacacatacacacagacacacacacaccccatagtTGTAAATCCTGCCTCTGGCTGAAGTGATTTCCAGGAGATTTAAAGAATcagtgccactttttttttttcttctttcataaagTCACTGTATATGCCCAGGGAAAGGTGTAGGTTCAGAAACGAGTTGAGAAGATGTTAAATTATACCTCAAGCTGATCCCTAATACAGAAACATCCTGTaacaatcaaaaaaaagaaaagcaaacaaacacagcAAACTTTGGAGAAGGAGGAGAATCAGATTTCCAGGATTATTACCTGAAAATATTCAAACTGTGAAGCCTGACTGACCTCACTTTGTACTGGCTGACTCCATCTTGTACAAGGTTTGGAACTTTGCAGCTCCCACTGCCCCTGCCCTCCCATACTGTTATAGGCCCTTGAGCACATACACCCTGCAGGAACAGAAAGATAAGTTTAAAGTTGCAAAACCTTGAAAACTCCCCATCTGGATGCAGCACCCTGCTTTTCTTAAAGGCCCCACTTATCCCCTTCCTGTAGACTCTAAGCTGGCAAGTTTCCCTTCTATAACCGCTTTGCTCTCAGAAACCTCACCCAACTGCAAGCACAAGTTAAAAACCCTGCTCCCCTGCTTCTGTTTTGGCCAAAAGATTTTTGGGAGTTATGAACCCCTCTCTCAGTGCCAGCTAATAAGGGACCTTAAAACTCaattggactcagtgtgctgACATAATTCTCTATAATTTCACTCACATTTGGGTACAATAAAATGTCCAGttatcaaccaaaaaaaaaaaaaatcacaagttatGACAAGAAGCAGGAAAGTATGACTCActcaaaggaaaaagataaaccaACAGAAACCATCCCTAAAACAGACCACATGGCAGACCTACTAGACACAAACTTTAAAACAATGGTTTTAAAGatgttcaagaaaataaaaaaagaaatggacaaagACAAGAAAACAGTGAACAGGccggcacccacagctcagtgattagggcgcaggccacatacactggggctggcgggtttgacccagcccaggcctgttaaaacaacaatgacaacgacaacaaaaaaatagctgggcattatggtgggcacctgtagtcccagctacttgggaggctgaggcaagagaattgcttaagcccaagagtttgaggttgctgtgagctgtgacaccacagcactctactaagggcaacatgagactctgtcctccccccacaaaaaaaagaagaaagaaagaaaacagtgaatAAACAAAGTGGAAATACTAATGAAGCACTAGAAAACCTACAAGAtaccaaaaggaaattctgatTCTGAAAAttacaataactgaaatgaaaatttcactagagaaatttaaagacaaaattggAGCCGGCAAAAGAAAAAGTGAACTTGAAGATACATCAAGGGAAATTGAGTCTGGGgaacaattagaaaaaatattgaagaaaagtGAACAGAGCCTTAGGTATTTGTGAGACACCATCAAATGAACCAATGCACACTATGTGGGAGTCTCAAAAGGAAAAGGacatttatttgaagaaataatggctgaaaattccccaaatttgaataaagacataaatttaaAGATCAAAAAGACTCAACAAACTCCAATAGCATGAACGGAAACAGACCCACAGCATGACACACTATAATCAAGCTGTAGAAAGCCAAAGGCAAAAATGAGACTCCTGGAAGCATCAAGAGAGAAGTTACCCATAACATACCAGGGACTATAAGATCATTggcagatttctcatcagaaatgtTGGAGACCTGAAAGCATTAGGCTAATATCTGTATTTAAAGTGTTGGACCAAAAGAAACCCTGTCAACAAGAATCTCATATGCAACAGAGCTGTTCTTCAAAAGTGGAAACAAAATTAAGACATtcctagattttaaaaaaagctgAAATAATCTGTTACCATTATACCAACCCTTCAAGAAATGCTCAAGGGAGTACTATAGGATAAAATGAAGACACTAGACAGTAGTAGCTCAAAGCTTTATGGAGAAATAAGCATCTCAATAGAAGTAAATATATAAGCTAGTATTATTGCAACTTTGGGCTGTagcttcactttttgttttctacatgatTTAAgagacaaatacatttttttaaattattaattttaaagctaGGATTACTGTAGCTTTGGTTTCTAActcataattttgttttctacataaTTTGAGACTAATGCACAAAAAATTATTAGTGTTTGAAAGACacacaatgaataaaaatgtaaatttttgatGTTAGTAACTGAAAAGGGCTGGTAACagaatttttgtatattattttttatattattgtatttttttgtatatattgaaATTAAACTGGTAAATTCAAATTAgtgtcataattttaaaatgttaaatataatcaCCTACTAACCGAAAGCAAAATAACTGTAGAAGATACAGTGGAAAAAATGAGAGGGAAATTAAAATACTTCACTATAGCCTTTTGGCTGGagatgccatcttccagtaattcaccatcttccagtaattcaccagacgaacacaaaggaaaagaggagaggcacctaatagatgttctctaggccttttagaaaacttggagttgttcctttggtcACATAAATGCGAAtctacaggctcggcacctgtagttcaacggctagggtgccagccacatacaccagagctggcgggttcaaacccagcctgggcctgccaaacagtggcaactacaacaaaaaaattgctgggcattgtggtggacaactgtagtcccagctactttggaggctgaggcaagaaaatgcttaagcccaagagtttgagattgctgtgagctgtgataccatggcaccctacccagggtgacataatgagactctgtctcaaaaaaaaaaaaaaatgcgaatCTACaaaaaaggtgatattgtagacaccAAGGGAATGGGTACTATTCAAAATACTATTCAAAAAGGCATACCACACAGATGTTACTATAGCAAAACTGAAAGAGTTTACAGTATTACCCAGCATACTATTGGcgttgttgtaaacaaacaagttaagggcaagattcttgccaagaggattaatgttggTATTGAGCacattaagcactctaagagctggGATAGCTTTCTGAAACATGtgaaagaaaatgatcaaaagaaggaagccaaaaaGAAAAGTACCTGGGTTTAACTGAAGTGTCAACTTGCTAAACCCAGAGAAGCACCCTTTATGAGAACCcaggaaaggagcctgagctcctagaacccattccctatgaattcatggcgtAATAGGCATACagtgtagcacacaggagaactaAGAGAACCAGAGGAACGGAAGCATAAGGTACTGGAACCCACTGTGCAtacagcacagcacacaggaaCCAGCTGAGCAGGAGCATAAAGTATTGGAACCTACCTGTTCCCCACGAGTTCGTGGCACAGTAGACacacagcatagcacacaggataaccaagagaaccaatggaataGGAACCTaaagtgctggaacctattccccatgaattcaaaGCATAATAGGCATAGCAAGCTTTGTCACACAGTCAATGGAAAGGCgtctccctgagctgctggaaacTTTTACCTAGGAATTCATGGTATattaggtattaaaaataaaaggctactataaaacaaaaaactttactataaaaaaacaactaaatataaaagaagatgTAATGTAAGAAATGAGGAACAAAAATGTCTATGAGGTCCATAGAGAAGAAATCcagtcatttgcagcaacatagaaggaactagagaccattatgttatatgaaataagccaggcccagaaagacaaatatcacattttCTCACTTATATTTGGAAGCTACAGAATAAAAGTGGATCTCATAGAACTAactagagagtagaatgatagttaccagaggctAAGAAGGGTGTTCGTGTGGGGCAGGGTGTTAAAAAGAGGTTGGTTAATAGGTAAAAACCAATAGAAGGAACAAGTTCTAGTGTTTAGTAGctatagttaacaacaatgtaTTGTATTTATCAAAATATACAATATGCTCTTTGAAATCTCAATATAAAGAAATGATCAATGTTCATAGTGATGGATATCctaaataccctgatttgatcattaaacATTGTATGCATGTGTCAGAATGTCACATGTACCGCATAAATATGGTAAGATATTATgtatcaactaaaaaaaaaaaacaaaaaaaaaacacttaggctggacaaggtggctcacgctactaatcctaacactctgggaggccgaggagagtggatcacctgagctcacagcttggagaccagcctgagtcagagcgagccctcgtctctaaaaatagccaggcattgtggtgggcacctgtaatcccagctacttgggaggctgaggcaggaggatcgctgagcccaggagtttaaggtttctgtgagctgtgataccacagcactttaatgagagtgacaaagtgagactctgtctcaaaaaataaataaataaataaaacacttggAATTTCATGAGTGACAGAAATTGTTTTTATGCTACTGAAGCAACTCAGAGTGGGCTCCTACAGAGCTTCAGGATGGgagctggtcaccagaaagaccaagcaCTTGATTATAGGTGGGGACTTTCAGCTAACAGACCTTTAGGAAAGAGAGGAGGATTAGAGATTGAGTTTAATCACATGGCCAATATTTAATCAATCAAGTTTACATAATGAAACCCCAATAAAACTCTAGACATTGCAGCTCTGCGGAGCTTCCTGGCTATTGAACACATTAAAGTTCTAGAGAGCAATGAATCCTGATTTTATATGAAGGAGACATGGAAGCTCTGTGCTCCCTTCCAGATTCTTACCCGATGTGTCTTTTGGTTGTTCCTGagttgtatcctttataataaaactataattgTAAGTACtataagtacaaaaaaaaaaaaatgaaaagaaatgctttttcaTCAGGCTAGCTAATTTACAAGggtttcttttcagtttttatatCTGCCAAGTCACCTAGATGATAGGTACAGATATTCGTGTAGTAAAGGACACCTCATCTACAAGTAAATCTGCATACTCAAATGGTGGATTACCCAAGATAAAAGAAGTAGTCGATGAAAAAAATGATGGGTAAGTAAATTTATCTCTAAGTTAGGTTACTAAACATAGTTTGTCTCTCAGCAAATATGCAAGCTTTCTTCTATGAAGCAATAGACTTTCTGAGTGAAAGTGTTTTTCTCTTGGCCTCCCCAAAACTCTCAGAACTCTGTTTCAGCTCACTACCAAAACGCCTGCCAACAACCATTTCCTCCATTCATGTGGCTTCTAGTTGGTTTTTATAACTAAGTTAATCTTTTAATTACACTAGATACAATAAGAAACCTCAAATCTTTCTGTAACTATGACACTTATAAATGCTAAGTAAgtacatataataaaaaagagaatggcAAAGGTCTCTTCCTGTCACTGTTAGGCTAAGGGGTAATGTAAGTACCAAAAGGCTGCTGACTGAGAGGAGAAACCAGTTGACTCTGAGGATATTTCAAACATACTCAACAAGACATAATATCCGAGTCTATGTGAGCAGTCAAGGAGCTtgattcctctctttctctcacgtCCTTCATCCAGTCTTCCAGCAAAACCTGTTGATGCTACCttcaaattttattctgaatCTGGCCATTTCTCAGTACTTAGAATTCTACCATCTTAGTTTAAGCATCTCTCTGCCTAAGTTATTGCAATGATTTTCTAACTGCCCCCATCTTTGTTGACCTACCCCCTAGAGGCTATTCTCTATAAAGCTTAAAGAGGAAACTTGAGTCAGAACATGTCACATCTCTGCTCAAAATTCTCCAACAGCTTCATTCTCACTCAGGGAACAAAGTCATTGTTATGGTTTATGAAGCCATATGTAATTAGTTCATCCTGCCTATCTGCTGTCACCTACTTTATCCCCTGCCCGCTTTAAccacactttccttttttttttttttttggtacagaggCTCACTTGCTCACCCTtcctagagtgctgtagtgtcatagctcacagcaacctcaaactcttggactgaagtgattctcatgcctcagcctcccaagtagctcgactacaggcacctgccacaacacctggctatttttagagatgaggtctcgctctggctagactggtctcaaacctgtaagctcaggcagtccacctccctcagcctcccagagtgctagaaatacaggcatgagccaccgtacccagcccaCACTTACCTTTTTGCTGATAGAACAGACACGTACTCTAACCACAGGATCATTCCCTCAACCTAGAATGGTCTTTTCTTAGATACTCATATGACCTATTCCCTCACTCCCTTCAGGTCTTTGCTGAAATGTCACTGTGAAGCTCTCTGAtgttcttattaaaaattttagcCCCACACTTGCCAACCTATTCACCTTTCCTGTTTTAATTTTCCTCGTAACATTTATCTCCATTTCATATTATAGACAGGTAGACAGATGATGAATACCTAGATTAACAGAACATAgctttataatattcttttttaaaaaaattctgttctcgggcggtgcctgtggctcagtcggtaggacaccggccccatataccgagggtggcgggttcaaacccggccccggccaaactacaaccaaaaaatagccgggcgttgtggcgggcgcctgtagtcccagctactcaggaggctgaggcaagagaatcgcttaagcccaggagttggaggttgctgtgagctgtgtgaggccacggcactctaccgagggccataaagtgagactctgtctctacaaaaaaaaaaaaaaaaattctgttctctCATATTACAATATAAATTGCaggatttttttcatctgttttgttcAACTCATTGCCCAGAACATTGCCTGAGTACTCAGAAActttgtgaaataaatgaatgaaggcaAGAAATGAAGATTTCAGGAGTTGATAGAAAGGGGCAACCAGGCTTTGTGAAATGGAACAAATGCAACATTCGTGTGGGGATATTCAGGAGGCCTTTGAAAATTTGCTTCTAGAGAAAGGCCATTCAGGAACAAGTCAGTTCAATTTATTATGGAAAgtgataatataatttttaccATTTGGAAACTTATgatagaatgaaatgaaatgaaaattagtgAGTAAGATAATATTGaactttgtcaaatatcaaagtaTCTCTCTCTCTGTAGTTAGTTCGTATGGTTTTAAAAGCAGTTCCAAAAGAGGAATTCCTAAAACAATACTAGCCATGGACATTCAAAAAGAAGTTTGTTAACAGACACAATTCTCTTAGGTTTTATCAGTGTTTTACCATCTTTTTTacttcacagcacacttgaacctattgttaaacttccaagacacaattaaattatgttcatcaaaaaaaaaaaaagagtaaaaaaagaacatacttcctgtgctttgaacttctttcaaaaataattagtgatgtttaaaaattttcacggcacacctaagatcctctcaaggcacactggttgaaaatcatcaCCTTACATTAACATTAATTATGCTATTTGCATCACACTTCATATCTCCTTAGTCTAGATTAGTTTCTAGATAGTTAATAGTTCTGCTATATCACCTCTGAAGTGAACAATCGGCTGAAACTTTAAGGATTTTACTACATTATGAACTGTCTTatcagtgaggaaaaaaaaatgattaattctACAATGACCTGTGGTTCTATTTTGTCATTCTCTCAGTCTCCAAATTATAGACCTACCCAGGGAAATATTCCTCTGTTCATTGGCAAGGAGTTAGAGACTAGAGTTTGGGTCTAAATTTCCCACTATCATTTTCTATGACCATAAGCAAGTCATAACTATCATCTCTAGATCATTCCCTCAATGGAAAACTATTCAAATTGAATGCGATAATTTCTAAGCTACTATCCAGCATCAATTTCTGTGATTTTATAATTCATATTCACTTTtgtaaaaaaatacattcataaaagatacaaaataatctatgggccaggtgcagtggctgatgcctgtaatactagcactctgggaggtcaaggtgggtggatcgtctGAActcgggagttccagaccagtctgagcaaaagcgaggccccatctctatgaaaaatagaaaaattagccagacattgtagtggtcacctgtagtcccagctactggggaagccgaggcaaaagaatcacttgagcccaagtatttcaggttgctgtgagctacaacaccatggcactccacccagggaaacagagtgagactcagtttattttttatttttttatttgttgagacagtcttcaAACACAAAGTTGATAATGGATCTATGCAATAATCATCAACAATGTTTTCTCAGGTAAAACAAGTTGATATTCACTATTGGGAATTTTCACAATCTGTTTCTTTACCTGTTAGGATTATTACAGGGGATCCAGTTTACTTGAGGGTGTGGGATATCCTCCAAGTATGGGTAGAGAGATTCTCTGGTGAAGCTCCAGCCATATATACTGTCTTCTGGAGTCACAATAATATGTGCACCCTGTTAAAAATAGAGCTTAATTAAAATACTCCTCACATAGGCAAAGAGAGGGCCTGCAAGAAGAACTGAGAGGCTACCAACTAATTaggttttttccccctccttcatcttactcctttgttttctatatttttatatttattttcttttcccaaacACCTTAGTTTTCTAATCCTGCCATTATCATTTCTATAcgactttttcctttttcatagaCATTAATAGTTTTCCAGGCCCCTCATGGCTCTGCCTCCCACTGccatcattaactaaattataaACCCAGCTCTTTCCAAAATCAAACTCTTCCTGAATGTTAGTTAAGAGTTGTGCCAGGTAGTGTCAGCATTGATCTACAACTCAGactctgttttcttcttcctctgcagCATACCCTGCAAACATGATTCCTGTTCctcaggaaaagagcaaacacaCACTGTTTACTGTGCTAAGCatacaggtgctgcctgagttAAGCTGGGCACCTGCAATTGGAGAGTCACCTTGAAAGCTGTTGGGAACTTTATGAAATAGTTGGACTAATGATGAGAGAGAACATCAGATCTTCTCATaaccttttaaattttagtatatataaaaatacatattgatagatgtatgtaatatatatgtatgcacgACTTCCATCACACTTCATATATCCCTGGTCTGTACCAGGGATGACTACCATATTCATGAAAACCACAcacgtgggtggcgcctgtggctcagtcagtaaggcgccggccccatatatggagggtggcgggtttaagcccagccccggctgaactgcaaccaaaaaatagccgggcgttgtggcaggcgcctgtagtcccagctactcgggaggctgaggcaagagaatcgcttaagcccaggacttggaggttgctgtgagctgtgtgatgccatggcactctaccaagggccataaagtgagactctgtctttacaaaaaaaaaaaaaaaaccatacacgTAGTGTATGATTAGCTCTTCATTCAACTCAAGGGCTTGTTATGCATTTGCATATATGTTTTTTCTATATACTGGTAAGTAATTTGCAACTTAAGTTATTGTTTTCAGGTTAAAAACTTACCCAAAGCTAGGGGAGACCTGAAACTCTTAAGAGCATGAGAGTATATCAAGGCCACTAAAATTCTAAGAAGGGCatccagctcccacccatttatTATCTTCCGACCTCCATCTGTAGCTGAAAAGATGAGCAAAGATGTTGAATTTATAGCAAGTTCTTCAAAGGTCAACTGCTTCTTAATGAAGCTGAAaccattttttccttaattttgctttta includes these proteins:
- the VNN1 gene encoding pantetheinase isoform X7; protein product: MVISQLLAYVAILFSCVLKASSLDTFIAAVYEHAVVLPNATLTPVSREEALALMNQNLDLLEGAIISAAQQGAHIIVTPEDSIYGWSFTRESLYPYLEDIPHPQVNWIPCNNPNRFGHTPVQERLSCLAKDNFIYVVANIGDKKPCNASDPQCPHDGHYQYNTNVVFDSQGRLVARYHKHNLFMGENQFNVPMEPEVVTFNTTFGRFGIFTCFDILFYDPAVTLVKDFHVDTILFPTAWMNVLPHLSAIEFHSAWAMGMGINFLASNIHYPSMKMTGSGIYAPDSARAFHYDMKTEEGKLLLSQLESHPYHSVVNWASYASSVEAPSTGNPEFKGIIFFDEYTFVELTGVTANYTVCQKDLCCHLSYQMSEKRADEVYVLGAFDGLHTVEGQYHLQVCTLLKCRTTDLNTCGDSTEVASTRFEMFSLSGTFGTPYVFPEVLLSEIQLAPGEFQVSSDGRLLSLKPTSRPVLTVTLFGRLYEKDRPSNTSSDLLAQTLQIMLAVIILTVYSLHWYNIYVFSLLFGII
- the VNN1 gene encoding pantetheinase isoform X4 — protein: MKGIRVQQSLDFNMVISQLLAYVAILFSCVLKASSLDTFIAAVYEHAVVLPNATLTPVSREEALALMNQNLDLLEGAIISAAQQGAHIIVTPEDSIYGWSFTRESLYPYLEDIPHPQVNWIPCNNPNRFGHTPVQERLSCLAKDNFIYVVANIGDKKPCNASDPQCPHDGHYQYNTNVVFDSQGRLVARYHKHNLFMGENQFNVPMEPEVVTFNTTFGRFGIFTCFDILFYDPAVTLVKDFHVDTILFPTAWMNVLPHLSAIEFHSAWAMGMGINFLASNIHYPSMKMTGSGIYAPDSARAFHYDMKTEEGKLLLSQLESHPYHSVVNWASYASSVEAPSTGNPEFKGIIFFDEYTFVELTGVTANYTVCQKDLCCHLSYQMSEKRADEVYVLGAFDGLHTVEGQYHLQVCTLLKCRTTDLNTCGDSTEVASTRFEMFSLSGTFGTPYVFPEVLLSEIQLAPGEFQVSSDGRLLSLKPTSRPVLTVTLFGRLYEKDRPSNTSSDLLAQTLQIMLAVIILTVYSLHWYNIYVFSLLFGII
- the VNN1 gene encoding pantetheinase isoform X2; protein product: MLTDRVGKPSKSRLIIYSQSRENLKPDTHTGEGRRQPSASQSQKPGTQPSRGTCRRNKPCSHLTSQIQSLDFNMVISQLLAYVAILFSCVLKASSLDTFIAAVYEHAVVLPNATLTPVSREEALALMNQNLDLLEGAIISAAQQGAHIIVTPEDSIYGWSFTRESLYPYLEDIPHPQVNWIPCNNPNRFGHTPVQERLSCLAKDNFIYVVANIGDKKPCNASDPQCPHDGHYQYNTNVVFDSQGRLVARYHKHNLFMGENQFNVPMEPEVVTFNTTFGRFGIFTCFDILFYDPAVTLVKDFHVDTILFPTAWMNVLPHLSAIEFHSAWAMGMGINFLASNIHYPSMKMTGSGIYAPDSARAFHYDMKTEEGKLLLSQLESHPYHSVVNWASYASSVEAPSTGNPEFKGIIFFDEYTFVELTGVTANYTVCQKDLCCHLSYQMSEKRADEVYVLGAFDGLHTVEGQYHLQVCTLLKCRTTDLNTCGDSTEVASTRFEMFSLSGTFGTPYVFPEVLLSEIQLAPGEFQVSSDGRLLSLKPTSRPVLTVTLFGRLYEKDRPSNTSSDLLAQTLQIMLAVIILTVYSLHWYNIYVFSLLFGII
- the VNN1 gene encoding pantetheinase isoform X3; its protein translation is MKGIRVQGKFETRHTHRRREKTAVCKSKPEAWNTAFPGNLQEEQTLLAPNLPNSVYEHAVVLPNATLTPVSREEALALMNQNLDLLEGAIISAAQQGAHIIVTPEDSIYGWSFTRESLYPYLEDIPHPQVNWIPCNNPNRFGHTPVQERLSCLAKDNFIYVVANIGDKKPCNASDPQCPHDGHYQYNTNVVFDSQGRLVARYHKHNLFMGENQFNVPMEPEVVTFNTTFGRFGIFTCFDILFYDPAVTLVKDFHVDTILFPTAWMNVLPHLSAIEFHSAWAMGMGINFLASNIHYPSMKMTGSGIYAPDSARAFHYDMKTEEGKLLLSQLESHPYHSVVNWASYASSVEAPSTGNPEFKGIIFFDEYTFVELTGVTANYTVCQKDLCCHLSYQMSEKRADEVYVLGAFDGLHTVEGQYHLQVCTLLKCRTTDLNTCGDSTEVASTRFEMFSLSGTFGTPYVFPEVLLSEIQLAPGEFQVSSDGRLLSLKPTSRPVLTVTLFGRLYEKDRPSNTSSDLLAQTLQIMLAVIILTVYSLHWYNIYVFSLLFGII
- the VNN1 gene encoding pantetheinase isoform X5; this translates as MKGIRVQSLDFNMVISQLLAYVAILFSCVLKASSLDTFIAAVYEHAVVLPNATLTPVSREEALALMNQNLDLLEGAIISAAQQGAHIIVTPEDSIYGWSFTRESLYPYLEDIPHPQVNWIPCNNPNRFGHTPVQERLSCLAKDNFIYVVANIGDKKPCNASDPQCPHDGHYQYNTNVVFDSQGRLVARYHKHNLFMGENQFNVPMEPEVVTFNTTFGRFGIFTCFDILFYDPAVTLVKDFHVDTILFPTAWMNVLPHLSAIEFHSAWAMGMGINFLASNIHYPSMKMTGSGIYAPDSARAFHYDMKTEEGKLLLSQLESHPYHSVVNWASYASSVEAPSTGNPEFKGIIFFDEYTFVELTGVTANYTVCQKDLCCHLSYQMSEKRADEVYVLGAFDGLHTVEGQYHLQVCTLLKCRTTDLNTCGDSTEVASTRFEMFSLSGTFGTPYVFPEVLLSEIQLAPGEFQVSSDGRLLSLKPTSRPVLTVTLFGRLYEKDRPSNTSSDLLAQTLQIMLAVIILTVYSLHWYNIYVFSLLFGII